In one Phycisphaerae bacterium genomic region, the following are encoded:
- a CDS encoding argininosuccinate synthase: protein MAKKEKVVLAYSGGLDTSVILPWLKETYGYDVIAFAADLGQADELSGIKKKALQSGAVKCVVKDLRAEFVEDYLWPMLKSGAVYENGYLLGTSIARPLIAKHQVEVAHAEGAAAVAHGATGKGNDQVRFELTYMALDPKLKIVAPWKDPNFTLTSREAAVDYAKKHKIPIDQSKKKIYSRDRNLWHISHEGADLEDPANEPKENLFVISRPVSKTPDKPDYIKVGFDKGVPTKLNGKKINGVKLIEQLNLLGGKHGVGQVDIVENRLVGMKSRGVYETPGGAILVTAHKALESLTLDKETMHYKQMLALKYAELVYYGQWFSPLREALDAFVNVTQRNVTGEVKMKLFKGQCTPAGVKSPNSLYRTDLASFKMGAEYQSTDATGFIRLFGLQMKITGAIKRNKKK from the coding sequence ATGGCAAAGAAAGAAAAAGTTGTTTTGGCATACAGCGGCGGGCTGGATACCAGCGTAATCCTGCCCTGGCTGAAAGAGACCTACGGCTACGATGTAATCGCCTTTGCGGCCGATTTGGGACAGGCAGACGAGCTGTCCGGCATCAAGAAAAAAGCTCTGCAATCTGGCGCAGTCAAATGCGTAGTCAAAGACCTCAGAGCAGAGTTTGTCGAAGACTATCTCTGGCCAATGCTAAAGTCCGGCGCTGTATATGAAAATGGGTATCTACTGGGAACAAGCATCGCCCGGCCGTTAATCGCAAAGCATCAGGTTGAAGTTGCTCATGCCGAGGGCGCCGCAGCCGTCGCACACGGTGCAACTGGCAAAGGCAATGACCAGGTGCGCTTTGAGCTAACATATATGGCGCTTGACCCAAAGCTGAAAATCGTAGCTCCGTGGAAAGACCCTAACTTCACGCTGACCAGCCGGGAAGCGGCCGTCGATTACGCAAAGAAACACAAAATCCCCATCGACCAGAGCAAGAAAAAAATCTACTCGCGCGACCGCAATCTCTGGCACATCAGCCACGAAGGGGCAGACCTCGAAGACCCGGCCAATGAACCGAAAGAAAATCTGTTCGTTATCTCCCGCCCGGTCTCGAAAACCCCTGATAAGCCCGATTATATCAAGGTCGGCTTCGATAAAGGTGTGCCGACAAAACTTAACGGCAAAAAGATAAACGGTGTAAAACTGATTGAGCAGCTAAATCTTCTCGGCGGCAAGCACGGCGTCGGCCAAGTTGATATTGTCGAAAATCGTCTGGTCGGCATGAAATCCCGCGGCGTGTATGAAACGCCTGGCGGAGCGATTCTCGTTACGGCGCACAAAGCCCTCGAAAGCCTCACGCTCGATAAAGAAACTATGCACTACAAACAGATGCTTGCCCTGAAATACGCCGAGCTTGTCTATTACGGCCAGTGGTTTTCTCCGTTGCGCGAAGCGCTCGATGCGTTTGTCAATGTTACTCAGCGAAACGTCACCGGCGAGGTCAAGATGAAACTATTCAAGGGACAATGCACACCGGCCGGCGTAAAAAGCCCGAACAGCCTGTACCGGACAGACCTGGCAAGTTTCAAAATGGGCGCCGAATACCAGTCGACGGATGCAACCGGGTTTATTCGTTTGTTCGGCTTGCAGATGAAAATCACCGGAGCAATTAAAAGAAACAAAAAGAAATGA
- the aroE gene encoding shikimate dehydrogenase — protein MTYLAVPIAAKNQDQAKQQIKAAVAEDAEMLELRTDYLENISVDLVKNLIAEVKTASPPPPIIVTCRDKRQGGAIDYPVRLRIEILTEALKAHAEFIDFEYESFLSAENQERIRKALSQVSKGRLILSAHNFETKFPDIIKLHRNIQTLYPAAIPKLVYTARHINDCFDILDLLHGRKGDLIAFCMNEPGFITRILAKKLDGSLTFASIDEKTATAPGQSTIAQLKNLYRWESINVQTEFYGVIGSPIAHSLSPAIHNACFAKAGLNKVYLPLLVAGGQAEFNAFMDNILSRPWLGLSGLSVTIPHKENALNFVKENRGFVEPLADKIGAVNTIIISPDSKLSACNTDYSAAMDAIISTLGSKTNLKDLPAAVVGAGGVAKAIVAGLSNAGAKITVYNRTVERGKKLAAEFGCQSVPLEDLTNLDAKLVVNCTSVGMYPNIDETPIPREYLKKDMVVFDTIYNPAETLLLKQAKQAGAKTIDGLLMFTKQAAAQFKLFTGKDTDPKLMRKTISNCLSQK, from the coding sequence ATGACATATTTAGCCGTTCCCATAGCAGCTAAAAATCAGGACCAGGCAAAGCAGCAAATCAAGGCCGCCGTAGCCGAAGACGCCGAGATGCTCGAATTGCGAACTGATTATCTCGAAAATATCAGTGTTGATTTGGTTAAAAATTTAATTGCCGAAGTTAAAACTGCGTCTCCTCCGCCGCCGATAATCGTAACTTGTCGCGACAAGCGGCAGGGCGGCGCGATTGATTATCCAGTCCGGCTGCGAATTGAGATACTCACAGAAGCCCTGAAAGCCCATGCCGAATTTATTGACTTTGAATATGAAAGCTTTCTCTCTGCAGAAAACCAGGAAAGAATACGCAAAGCCCTGTCGCAGGTGTCAAAGGGCCGGTTGATTTTGTCCGCCCATAATTTCGAGACTAAATTTCCCGACATCATAAAACTCCATCGTAACATCCAGACTTTATACCCGGCCGCAATTCCAAAGCTGGTCTATACGGCCCGTCACATCAACGACTGTTTCGACATTCTGGATTTGCTGCACGGCCGGAAAGGCGACCTTATCGCTTTTTGTATGAATGAGCCGGGTTTTATTACGAGGATCCTCGCCAAAAAATTAGATGGCTCTCTAACATTTGCCAGCATCGACGAAAAGACCGCGACCGCGCCGGGACAATCGACAATTGCCCAGTTAAAAAATCTTTATCGCTGGGAATCCATAAACGTTCAGACCGAATTTTATGGTGTCATCGGCTCACCGATTGCCCATTCGCTAAGTCCCGCCATCCACAATGCCTGTTTCGCCAAAGCCGGCTTAAATAAAGTTTACCTGCCTTTGTTAGTAGCGGGGGGGCAGGCCGAATTTAATGCCTTTATGGATAATATCCTCTCGCGTCCCTGGCTGGGCCTTAGCGGTTTATCCGTAACCATCCCGCACAAGGAAAACGCCCTCAATTTCGTAAAGGAAAATCGCGGCTTTGTTGAACCTTTAGCCGATAAAATCGGCGCCGTCAACACCATTATCATCAGCCCCGACAGCAAATTGTCCGCTTGCAATACCGATTACTCGGCGGCGATGGATGCTATTATCTCGACGCTTGGCTCCAAGACCAATTTGAAAGATTTGCCGGCGGCTGTCGTCGGCGCAGGCGGCGTGGCAAAAGCCATAGTAGCAGGCTTGAGCAACGCCGGCGCCAAAATCACTGTTTACAACCGCACTGTTGAAAGGGGCAAAAAGCTGGCAGCCGAGTTTGGTTGCCAATCTGTGCCTTTAGAGGATTTGACAAATTTGGATGCGAAATTAGTTGTAAACTGCACCAGTGTCGGAATGTATCCGAACATTGATGAAACGCCTATACCGCGGGAATACCTGAAAAAAGATATGGTAGTCTTCGATACGATTTATAATCCAGCCGAAACCCTGTTATTGAAACAGGCAAAGCAAGCCGGTGCAAAAACAATCGATGGCTTATTAATGTTTACAAAGCAGGCCGCTGCCCAATTCAAACTTTTCACAGGCAAAGACACCGACCCTAAACTCATGAGAAAAACCATTTCTAATTGCCTTAGTCAAAAATGA
- a CDS encoding 2-amino-3,7-dideoxy-D-threo-hept-6-ulosonate synthase produces MIGKKIRLERIIDRNSGRTVIVPMDHGVTVGPIEGLTDMREAVSKVVAGGANAILMHKGMVRAGHRGAGKDIGLVIHLSAGTSMSPDPNAKELVCTVEEAIKLGADAVSVHINLGAETDKEMLGQLGFVSERCMQWQIPLVAMMYTRGPKIKNEYDVANVKHAARVGAELGADIVKVPYTGSVKSFATVVQGCPVPVVIAGGPKMESDKDIFEMVEGALKAGAAGLSIGRNAFQHKNPEKVVGVLCEMVHEGISVEKAVKMLRG; encoded by the coding sequence ATGATAGGAAAAAAGATAAGATTAGAGAGAATAATCGACCGCAATTCTGGTAGAACGGTAATTGTTCCAATGGACCACGGCGTTACTGTCGGGCCTATTGAAGGGCTGACGGATATGCGAGAGGCGGTCAGCAAAGTCGTGGCCGGCGGAGCAAACGCTATCCTGATGCACAAAGGGATGGTTCGTGCAGGCCACAGAGGCGCAGGCAAGGACATCGGGCTGGTTATCCACCTCTCGGCAGGAACGTCAATGAGTCCTGACCCAAACGCAAAAGAGCTGGTTTGCACCGTTGAGGAAGCGATTAAGCTGGGCGCTGACGCCGTGTCGGTACATATAAACCTAGGTGCCGAGACGGATAAAGAAATGCTGGGGCAATTGGGCTTCGTAAGCGAGCGGTGTATGCAATGGCAGATACCGCTTGTTGCGATGATGTACACGCGCGGGCCCAAAATCAAAAATGAATACGATGTTGCCAATGTCAAGCACGCCGCCAGAGTCGGGGCAGAACTTGGCGCCGATATTGTCAAGGTGCCATACACCGGCAGTGTCAAAAGTTTCGCCACGGTAGTCCAGGGCTGTCCTGTGCCGGTGGTGATTGCAGGCGGGCCGAAGATGGAAAGCGACAAGGACATATTTGAGATGGTCGAAGGGGCATTGAAAGCCGGTGCCGCGGGTCTTTCTATCGGCCGAAACGCTTTCCAGCACAAAAATCCTGAAAAAGTAGTCGGTGTTCTTTGCGAAATGGTACACGAAGGCATCAGCGTCGAAAAGGCAGTCAAAATGCTTCGGGGTTAA
- a CDS encoding 3-dehydroquinate synthase II → MKKLWVNVVPYEKDIAIAALESGAEAVVLPDGKSATVREFGKIKTVEKNGDIKPGIDVEFVDIAGKADEDKAAAVPESKIIVLRMLDWTIIPIENLLAKRGRNIMVQVKNSEQAKLMVEILEKGVDGVVLNTTDVNEIKKTADLIQGVSEKVALVTATITAAKQLGMGDRACLDTCTQMELGEGMLVGNTASGFFLVHSESIDNPYVASRPFRVNAGAVHAYTLAPGGKTMYLADLKAGDEVMVVDFQGKSQTAYLGRNKIEKRPMILIEAEAEGMPISLVMQNAETIRLVSPDGKAISITSLKLGDKVLGHIEKAGRHFGMQVDETLIER, encoded by the coding sequence ATGAAAAAGCTATGGGTAAATGTTGTTCCATACGAAAAGGACATTGCTATAGCTGCGCTTGAAAGCGGTGCTGAAGCAGTGGTTTTGCCGGACGGAAAAAGCGCAACTGTTCGCGAGTTCGGTAAAATCAAAACGGTCGAGAAAAACGGCGATATTAAACCCGGCATTGATGTTGAGTTCGTCGATATAGCAGGCAAAGCAGACGAGGATAAAGCTGCGGCGGTGCCCGAGAGCAAAATCATTGTGCTGCGAATGCTCGACTGGACGATTATCCCGATTGAGAATCTGCTGGCCAAGCGCGGCAGAAATATAATGGTGCAGGTGAAAAACAGCGAACAGGCCAAATTGATGGTCGAGATATTGGAGAAAGGCGTCGACGGCGTTGTGCTGAATACGACAGACGTCAACGAGATTAAAAAAACCGCTGACCTCATTCAGGGCGTAAGCGAAAAGGTCGCTCTTGTAACAGCTACTATTACAGCCGCAAAACAGCTCGGGATGGGTGACCGGGCTTGCCTCGATACCTGCACGCAAATGGAGCTGGGTGAGGGTATGCTCGTCGGAAATACGGCTTCGGGTTTCTTTTTGGTGCATTCGGAATCCATCGACAATCCTTATGTGGCATCTCGGCCTTTCCGCGTCAATGCCGGTGCGGTGCACGCATACACTCTGGCGCCTGGCGGTAAAACCATGTATCTGGCCGATTTGAAGGCCGGTGACGAGGTGATGGTGGTAGATTTTCAGGGCAAAAGCCAGACGGCATATCTGGGCAGAAACAAGATTGAGAAAAGACCTATGATACTTATTGAAGCCGAGGCCGAAGGTATGCCGATAAGTCTTGTTATGCAGAATGCCGAGACAATCCGATTAGTCAGCCCCGATGGGAAAGCGATTTCGATTACGAGTTTGAAACTGGGCGATAAGGTGCTTGGCCATATCGAAAAGGCCGGCAGGCATTTCGGTATGCAAGTCGATGAAACTCTCATAGAAAGGTAG
- a CDS encoding MgtC/SapB family protein: MNWTGDIFAILLAVCCGAAIGLERQLKRKPAGLRTNVLICLGAAVFTIISARMAGDKDSITRIAAQIVTGVGFLGAGAVIQDRGGIHGLTTAATIWLVASVGMACGAKLYLLAVISTLIAVIVLVGLRRLENRFGRSDKKHEQ; the protein is encoded by the coding sequence ATGAACTGGACAGGTGATATATTTGCCATACTGCTGGCGGTTTGCTGCGGGGCTGCCATCGGCCTCGAACGTCAGCTCAAACGCAAACCCGCAGGCCTGCGTACGAATGTTCTGATATGCCTTGGCGCAGCCGTTTTCACTATAATCTCGGCGAGAATGGCCGGCGATAAGGATTCTATCACAAGAATCGCGGCCCAAATCGTAACAGGCGTAGGTTTTCTCGGTGCAGGCGCGGTCATTCAGGACAGGGGCGGCATCCACGGCCTGACCACCGCCGCGACAATCTGGCTGGTGGCCAGCGTCGGTATGGCCTGCGGCGCAAAGTTGTATCTGCTGGCGGTCATATCAACTCTCATCGCGGTTATTGTTCTGGTGGGTCTTAGACGTTTGGAAAACCGCTTTGGACGTTCCGATAAAAAACACGAACAGTGA
- a CDS encoding RsmE family RNA methyltransferase translates to MHLNRFYCESLKEPAVELTGGEAHHLFNVCRLKTGDKVELFDGAGILATASIEKAASKSVSLKIIDLKKIDKPDKPEIAIAVSPPKGERFDWLLEKCTELGIDRIIPVIFERTIKQPKNPKAVQRWRNIAIAAAKQCRRIFLPQIDMPVTLDKILSALKNQHNKAEILVGSLEPNSPALTTKRLDTKDIIAFVGPEGGITEGEKTLLEDFGARFVQLTNTILRIETAALAFAVILSAERDS, encoded by the coding sequence ATGCATTTGAATCGATTTTACTGCGAGTCTCTGAAAGAACCGGCAGTTGAGCTGACCGGCGGCGAAGCACATCATCTGTTCAATGTGTGCAGATTGAAAACAGGCGACAAGGTCGAGCTCTTCGATGGAGCAGGAATATTGGCGACGGCTTCCATTGAAAAGGCAGCGAGTAAATCTGTGTCATTAAAAATTATCGACCTCAAAAAAATAGATAAGCCCGACAAACCCGAAATCGCGATAGCGGTAAGTCCCCCGAAAGGCGAAAGATTTGACTGGCTGCTCGAAAAATGCACAGAGCTTGGAATTGACCGTATCATCCCTGTTATCTTCGAGCGGACTATAAAACAGCCGAAGAATCCTAAAGCTGTTCAGCGATGGCGAAATATAGCGATAGCAGCAGCCAAGCAATGCCGGCGAATTTTCCTGCCGCAAATCGATATGCCTGTGACTCTGGACAAGATTCTTTCAGCCCTGAAAAATCAGCACAACAAGGCGGAAATTTTGGTTGGCAGCCTTGAGCCAAATTCACCGGCCTTAACCACAAAGCGGCTCGACACAAAAGACATAATAGCATTTGTTGGCCCCGAAGGCGGAATAACAGAAGGTGAAAAAACCCTTTTAGAGGATTTCGGAGCAAGATTCGTTCAACTTACAAATACAATCCTTCGCATTGAAACAGCGGCTTTGGCCTTTGCAGTAATCTTATCAGCCGAGCGTGATAGCTGA
- a CDS encoding RHS repeat-associated core domain-containing protein — MKINKTYIHVYPPSVWRANGQPLMQHNGSYTMKNFYLSDRLGSVREAFIDTGAVNGYSTYGPFGETLESNAAIGMVASFRFTGQYYDSDTGQYYLRARQYAPYLYRFTSRDPVFGKFEEPMTLHKYLYCQNNPVNKLDPKGEFPWIAAGGALTVGAAFYALHHYWDYFDIQGLSFGRIQDIDIQKSIARSSTAYDVLSDLQKSNHGITTLSQLKETLESKGVYGVGLFGCGVVGEGHKLPYGQRKIISHFEDLDNLMKNHPDIFMEFPKPYEYSKDPAGWMERQIEAELKRMEAVITELNAEYIRRLTEE, encoded by the coding sequence ATGAAAATTAACAAGACCTACATCCACGTTTACCCGCCATCCGTGTGGCGGGCCAACGGCCAGCCGCTTATGCAGCACAACGGCAGTTATACGATGAAAAATTTCTATCTGTCTGACCGTCTCGGCAGTGTCCGCGAAGCTTTTATTGATACTGGCGCCGTAAACGGTTATTCGACGTATGGTCCATTTGGTGAGACTCTGGAAAGCAATGCAGCTATAGGAATGGTAGCTTCGTTCCGCTTCACCGGCCAATACTACGACAGCGACACCGGCCAGTATTACCTCCGTGCCCGACAATACGCCCCATATCTTTATAGATTTACTTCCCGCGACCCCGTCTTCGGCAAATTTGAAGAACCGATGACGTTGCATAAATACCTTTACTGTCAGAACAATCCGGTTAATAAATTGGATCCAAAAGGAGAATTTCCTTGGATAGCTGCTGGCGGCGCATTAACCGTTGGTGCCGCATTTTATGCTTTGCATCATTATTGGGATTATTTTGATATTCAGGGACTATCTTTTGGGAGAATACAGGATATTGATATTCAAAAGTCAATAGCGAGAAGTTCTACTGCATACGATGTACTAAGCGATCTACAGAAGAGTAACCACGGGATAACAACATTATCCCAGTTGAAAGAAACTCTCGAAAGCAAAGGAGTATATGGTGTAGGTTTATTTGGTTGTGGAGTCGTAGGTGAGGGACATAAGCTACCTTACGGGCAAAGAAAAATAATCTCACATTTTGAAGATCTCGATAATCTGATGAAAAACCACCCAGATATCTTTATGGAATTCCCGAAACCTTATGAATATAGCAAAGATCCTGCAGGATGGATGGAGCGTCAGATCGAAGCAGAATTGAAAAGGATGGAAGCTGTTATCACAGAATTAAATGCAGAATATATAAGAAGACTAACGGAAGAGTGA
- a CDS encoding RHS repeat-associated core domain-containing protein — translation MWLLASFRFTGQYYDSDTGQYYLRARQYDPYISRFISSDPAFGKFQEPMSLHKYLYCQNDPVDGVDLDGRKVYWAARDTSFSPFANHHFILAAPDKPGDFTFLDQIFKAMSEDGVGILQNIGGGEKGFAMGAESQNDRLKAVFNKGYDIDSSRQYWGESRSLRSWDFDRREVMSEEDDTSFVYKLVLQAFIYVDKEESAPIDFDLRNGPNCASWVNSMFRSAGISEARRHIIGGSFSGISLGQDYLIDDWYFDY, via the coding sequence ATGTGGCTGCTGGCTTCGTTCCGCTTCACAGGCCAGTATTACGACAGCGATACCGGCCAGTATTACCTCCGTGCCCGACAATACGACCCATATATCAGCAGGTTTATATCGAGCGACCCAGCCTTCGGAAAATTCCAAGAGCCAATGTCACTGCATAAATATCTCTATTGTCAGAATGACCCTGTTGATGGAGTTGACCTCGATGGAAGAAAGGTTTATTGGGCAGCAAGAGACACCTCTTTTTCCCCTTTTGCGAATCATCACTTTATCTTAGCTGCTCCAGATAAACCAGGTGATTTTACATTTTTAGATCAGATATTTAAAGCGATGAGTGAGGATGGTGTTGGTATTCTACAAAATATTGGTGGAGGCGAGAAGGGATTTGCAATGGGTGCTGAAAGTCAAAATGATAGACTGAAAGCTGTATTTAACAAAGGATATGATATTGATTCTTCTCGTCAGTATTGGGGTGAATCTAGGTCTTTACGCAGTTGGGACTTTGATAGGCGTGAGGTCATGTCGGAAGAAGATGATACCTCGTTTGTATACAAGTTGGTGTTACAGGCCTTTATTTATGTAGATAAAGAGGAATCTGCGCCCATTGATTTTGATTTGCGGAATGGACCGAATTGTGCAAGTTGGGTTAATTCAATGTTCCGATCTGCTGGAATTAGTGAAGCAAGACGGCATATAATAGGTGGTAGCTTTTCTGGCATTAGTCTAGGTCAAGATTACTTAATTGATGATTGGTATTTCGACTATTAA
- a CDS encoding RHS repeat-associated core domain-containing protein: MRSQLTDANISNINGGNWVANYSYYKNGDMISRMIQANQTDFTYSGNQMITAGGSGLDYDENGNMLNNASAKTLEYNWDNKLRRFKDGEYVKLALKYDPFGNRIYKETADGSTKRKYIVDIVGGLPTMLMEINPVNGSIFRTYIHANGRPLMQHNGSYTAKEFYLCDRLGSVRGAFTNTGAVNGYSTYSPFGETLEENGLMWLLASFRFTGQYYDRDIGQYYFRARQYDPYISRFTSRDPAEGLFENPLMLHRYLYCGNNPINYIDLDGNFAVIIGGSASGNLTIGGASSLTSGFGLMGYYIGVLSYCSQAIDMAGVGGTAGAGIFFGKNTEETGWLNTSGWFWGDIGWAAAGGSVGMSGASFTADFSFSPNAMKASDLEGWYTEYGGSVTFPAPVGSPFWFATGAFSYSVSDNGTKLYTLSGGPGLSTWGVGGEGHIYRGRAWVNEW; the protein is encoded by the coding sequence ATGCGTTCACAGTTGACAGATGCCAATATATCCAATATAAATGGCGGCAATTGGGTTGCGAACTACTCTTATTATAAAAACGGCGATATGATTAGCAGGATGATACAGGCGAATCAGACTGATTTTACCTATTCAGGCAACCAGATGATAACAGCAGGCGGTTCAGGCCTCGACTACGATGAAAACGGCAATATGCTTAATAACGCCTCCGCCAAAACCCTCGAATACAACTGGGACAACAAGCTCCGCCGCTTCAAAGACGGCGAATACGTTAAACTTGCTCTCAAATATGACCCGTTCGGCAACCGCATATATAAAGAGACGGCCGACGGTTCGACGAAACGCAAGTATATCGTTGATATCGTGGGCGGCCTGCCGACCATGTTGATGGAAATCAATCCAGTAAACGGTTCGATCTTTAGGACCTATATCCACGCCAACGGCCGGCCGCTTATGCAGCACAACGGCAGTTACACGGCGAAAGAATTCTACCTGTGCGACCGGCTCGGCAGCGTCCGCGGGGCTTTTACTAATACCGGCGCCGTAAACGGTTATTCGACGTATAGTCCGTTTGGCGAAACTCTCGAAGAAAATGGACTGATGTGGCTGCTGGCTTCGTTCCGCTTCACAGGCCAGTATTACGACAGAGATATCGGCCAGTATTATTTCCGCGCCCGCCAGTACGACCCGTATATCAGCAGGTTCACAAGCCGAGACCCTGCGGAAGGTCTGTTTGAAAACCCATTGATGTTACATAGGTATCTATACTGCGGAAACAATCCTATTAACTATATTGATTTAGATGGTAATTTCGCAGTTATAATAGGCGGTAGTGCCAGTGGTAATCTTACAATCGGAGGTGCCTCTTCTTTAACCAGCGGCTTTGGTCTTATGGGGTACTACATAGGTGTTTTGTCATATTGTTCACAAGCTATTGATATGGCAGGGGTAGGTGGAACAGCAGGAGCGGGGATATTTTTTGGTAAAAATACTGAAGAAACAGGGTGGCTTAATACCAGCGGTTGGTTCTGGGGAGATATAGGATGGGCAGCAGCTGGCGGATCTGTTGGCATGTCTGGTGCTTCATTTACGGCGGATTTTAGTTTTTCACCTAATGCAATGAAAGCTTCGGATCTTGAAGGATGGTATACAGAGTATGGAGGTTCAGTTACTTTTCCTGCACCAGTTGGTTCTCCCTTTTGGTTCGCAACTGGCGCTTTTAGTTATTCAGTAAGTGACAATGGAACTAAATTATACACCCTTTCTGGAGGTCCGGGGCTTTCTACTTGGGGTGTCGGTGGTGAAGGTCACATATATAGAGGACGTGCATGGGTTAACGAGTGGTAA